Proteins from a single region of Puntigrus tetrazona isolate hp1 chromosome 2, ASM1883169v1, whole genome shotgun sequence:
- the znf622 gene encoding zinc finger protein 622, whose product MSYTCISCRVQFSDGEVQRAHYKTDWHRYNLKRKVADMPPVTAENFQERVLAQRVAAEQESQSGGHGSAYCATCNKKFSTENAYNNHIQSNKHQQAERKALAVARETVQRMNEKNLEKGAELDKNAQNEALQKVLREKQRHAPTKATPPEKRVRTRPDKPPRLQWFEQQAKKIAAEDGEEEEEEEEEEWEDVDEDEDMDGDDDDDDEEEEEEMEEDSTSGAAPAPGAIPVTDCLFCGHHSRSLTRNMTHMTKTHSFFLPDIEYLANLRGFISYLGEKVGVGKVCLWCNEKGKSFYTTEAVQAHMTGKSHCKLFTDGDAALEFADFYDFRSSYPDAKDGDDGEMKDGELPDDKTVEFDDETLELTLPSGAKIGHRSLMRYYKQRFGFQRALVPAHNQRAVGRVLKQYRALGWAGDFGKGFVSQQQKDMQYVRRMKSKWMLKMGMSNNATKQTHFRAQVMF is encoded by the exons atGTCATACACGTGCATCAGCTGCCGTGTGCAGTTCTCTGATGGGGAGGTCCAGCGGGCGCATTATAAAACAGACTGGCACCGCTACAATCTGAAGAGAAAGGTTGCAGACATGCCTCCGGTCACCGCAGAAAACTTCCAGGAGCGAGTGCTGGCACAGCGGGTGGCAGCCGAGCAGGAGAGTCAGAGCGGCGGACACGGCTCGGCCTACTGTGCCACCTGCAACAAAAAATTCTCCACTGAAAACGCTTACAACAATCACATCCAATCCAATAAGCACCAACAGGCTGAGAGGAAAGCCCTGGCCGTGGCCCGGGAGACTGTCCAGCGAATGAACGAGAAGAATCTAGAGAAAGGGGCGGAGCTAGATAAAAACGCACAGAATGAAGCGCTTCAGAAAGTGCTCAGGGAGAAGCAGAGACACGCCCCCACCAAAGCTACGCCCCCAGAGAAACGGGTCAGAACGAGACCGGACAAACCGCCTCGGCTGCAGTGGTTCGAGCAGCAGGCCAAGAAGATCGCTGCGGAGGAcggggaagaagaagaagaggaggaggaggagg aatggGAGGATgttgatgaggatgaggatatggatggtgatgatgatgatgacgatgaagaggaggaggaggagatggaggaggaCTCCACATCTGGGGCAGCTCCAGCCCCCGGGGCCATCCCAGTGACAGACTGTCTGTTCTGCGGACATCATTCACGCTCGCTCACCCGAAACATGACGCACATGACCAAAACACACAGCTTCTTCCTTCCAGATATTGAGTATCTGGCGAACCTGAGAGGATTTATTTCATACCTAG GAGAGAAGGTTGGAGTTGGCAAAGTGTGCTTATGGTGTAATGAAAAAGGGAAGTCATTCTACACTACAGAAGCGGTTCAGGCACACATGACCGGCAAGAGTCACTGCAAGCTATTCACAGACGGAGACGCGGCACTCGAATTTGCAGACTTTTATGACTTCAG GAGCAGTTATCCTGATGCTAAAGATGGAGATGACGGGGAGATGAAGGACGGTGAACTGCCTGATGATAAGACTGTGGAGTTTGATGATGAGACGCTGGAGCTCACTTTGCCCTCAG GTGCAAAAATCGGCCATCGCTCCTTAATGAGGTACTATAAACAGAGGTTTGGTTTTCAGAGGGCATTGGTTCCAGCTCATAACCAGAGGGCTGTTGGTCGTGTCCTTAAACAGTACAGAGCACTTGGATGGGCAGGAGACTTTG GTAAAGGCTTTGTGAGCCAGCAGCAGAAGGACATGCAGTATGTGCGGAGGATGAAGTCCAAGTGGATGCTTAAGATGGGCATGAGCAATAACGCCACTAAACAGACCCATTTCAGAGCTCAAGTCATGTTCTAA
- the d2hgdh gene encoding D-2-hydroxyglutarate dehydrogenase, mitochondrial isoform X1, translated as MGIFQRFTRLPLKSTYIWSLCPQHSSDLALISAGRALVARSSQLIQHHYVHSRGLGASPGDPGAAPPRLPFSRVTQEDLAAFRKLLPGRTITDPDLLKSSNVDWLKTVEGNSEVLLRPRTTDEVSQILRYCNERNLAVCPQGGNTGLVGGSVPVFDEIILSTSLMNQVITFDNVSGILTCQAGCVLENLSNYLEERDFIMPLDLGAKGSCHIGGNVSTNAGGLRLLRYGSLRGTVLGLEVVLADGRVLNCLATLRKDNTGYDLKQLFIGSEGTLGVITAVSVLCPRKPKAVNVAFLGCSSFQKLLETFQCCRGMLGEILSAFEFLDASCMRLLEKHLKLTNPITESPFYIVIETAGSNATHDEEKLHNFLEEVMTSSLVTDGTVATEATKIKALWSLRERVTEALTHDGFTYKYDISLPVEKIYDLVQDMKGHLGDMAKNVVGYGHVGDGNLHLNITSPSKDPALLTAIEPYVYEWTSEWKGSISAEHGLGLKKRNYIYYSKPSEAVALMGSIKAMLDPKGILNPYKTLPDSIH; from the exons ATGGGGATCTTTCAGAGGTTCACAAGACTTCCCCTGAAGTCCACATATATTTGGTCTCTGTGCCCACAGCACAGCTctgatctcgctctgatctcagCAGGCAGAGCTCTGGTAGCGCGCTCCAGTCAGTTGATTCAGCATCACTATGTGCATAGCAGAGGGTTGGGAGCCAGTCCAGGCGACCCGGGTGCTGCCCCACCACGGTTACCCTTCTCTAGGGTCACACAGGAAGACCTTGCCGCCTTTAGAAAACTGCTGCCTGGAAGAACCATTACTGATCCGGACCTGCTGAAGTCCAGTAATGTAGACTGGCTTAAGACAGTGGAAG GTAATAGTGAAGTACTTCTGAGACCCAGAACAACAGACGAGGTCTCTCAGATTCTTAG GTACTGTAATGAGCGTAATCTGGCGGTGTGTCCGCAGGGAGGAAACACAGGTCTGGTGGGAGGAAGCGTCCCTGTTTTTGATGAGATCATCCTTTCCACTTCTTTAATGAACCAAGTCATCACATTTGACAACGTCTCAG GTATCCTCACTTGCCAGGCAGGCTGTGTGTTGGAGAACCTGTCTAACTATCTAGAGGAAAGAGACTTCATCATGCCGCTGGATCTAGGGGCGAAGGGAAGCTGCCATATCGGAGGGAATGTGTCCACCAATGCAGGCGGTCTCAGACTGCTGCGCTACGGGTCGCTTCGAGGGACAGTTCTTGGCTTGGAAGTG gTTTTAGCAGATGGGCGGGTTTTGAACTGCTTGGCCACACTTCGCAAGGACAACACTGGTTATGACCTCAAGCAGCTTTTCATTGGCTCAGAAGGGACATTAGGAGTCATTACCGCAGTTTCCGTCCTGTGCCCCCGCAAGCCTAAAGCTGTCAATGTAGCGTTTTTAG GGTGCTCCAGCTTCCAGAAACTGCTGGAAACATTTCAGTGTTGCAGAGGGATGCTGGGAGAAATCCTGTCTGCTTTTGAGTTTTTAGATGCCTCCTGTATGAGACTTCTCGAGAAGCATCTAAAACTCACCAACCCCATCACAG AAAGTCCCTTTTACATTGTCATCGAGACTGCTGGATCAAACGCAACACATGATGAAGAAAAACTACACAATTTCCTTGAGGAGGTTATGACATCGTCTCTTGTGACTGATGGGACTGTTGCAACAGAGGCCACAAAAATCAAG GCATTGTGGTCTTTGAGGGAGAGAGTCACAGAAGCTCTGACACATGATGGCTTTACCTACAAATACGACATTTCCCTCCCGGTGGAGAAGATCTACGATTTAGTCCAAGACATGAAGGGGCACCTTGGAGACATGGCCAAGAATGTTGTTGGCTATGGACATGTTG gtgATGGAAATCTTCATCTAAACATCACTTCGCCTTCTAAAGACCCCGCTCTGCTGACTGCCATTGAGCCGTATGTGTACGAGTGGACGTCCGAATGGAAAGGTAGCATCAGTGCAGAGCATGGACTAGGTCTGAAGAAGAGAAACTACATTTACTACAGTAAACCCTCAGAAGCAGTCGCCCTCATGGGCAGCATTAAAGCCATGCTGGATCCTAAGGGCATTCTCAACCCTTACAAAACACTACCAGACAGTATACATTAA
- the acvr1l gene encoding activin receptor type-1, which translates to MGHCSTQIIVLFLLQFLRTSAKDVSIDCMCVGSDCNEQQCIGDQCYTSVIISNDVTTFKRGCLIGPESKRMTCSATPSASHVVECCSQHMCNANVSKETLLRLLLTSPEGQAAVHYRVEMLVLFVLGPFVVLGLLSVLALLVCRRLHHGRLERLHEFDTEQGAIDGLIASNVGDSTLADLMDHSCTSGSGSGLPFLVQRTVARQISLVECVGKGRYGEVWRGQWQGENVAVKIFSSRDEKSWFRETEIYNTVLLRHENILGFMASDMTSRNSSTQLWLITHYHENGSLYDYLQRVAVEMADGLHMAASVASGLVHLHTEIFGTEGKPAIAHRDLKSKNILVKKDLQCCIADLGLAVTHTQSDNQLDVGNNPKVGTKRYMAPEVLDETIQTDCFDAYKRVDIWAFGLVLWEIARRTISNGIVEEYKPPFYDLVPNDPSFDDMRKVVCVEQQRPFIPNRWFSDPTLSALVKLMKECWYQNPSARLTALRIKKTLDKIHSSLEKGKTDC; encoded by the exons ATGGGGCATTGCAGTACTCAAATCATCGTCCTATTCCTGCTTCAATTCTTACGGACATCAGCTAAAG ATGTCTCCATCGACTGCATGTGTGTCGGCAGCGACTGTAATGAGCAGCAGTGCATCGGAGATCAGTGTTACACCTCTGTTATCATTAGCAATGATGTGACAACATTCAAACGTGGCTGCCTTATTGGGCCGGAGAGCAAGCGCATGACTTGCTCCGCAACACCCTCGGCTAGTCATGTCGTCGAATGCTGCTCTCAACATATGTGCAACGCCAACGTCTCCAAAGAGACCCTTCTTCGACTGCTGCTGACAA GTCCAGAAGGACAGGCAGCTGTGCATTACCGTGTGGAGATGCTGGTTCTCTTTGTGTTGGGGCCTTTTGTGGTTCTGGGTTTGCTGTCTGTGCTGGCTTTGCTGGTGTGCCGTAGACTTCATCACGGTCGTCTGGAAAGATTGCACGAGTTTGACACTGAGCAGGGGGCCATTGATGGGCTCATTGCATCTAATGTCGGAGACAGCACACTTGCG GATCTGATGGATCACTCCTGCACATCAGGAAGTGGTTCAGGACTGCCCTTCCTGGTTCAGAGGACGGTTGCACGGCAGATCAGCCTGGTAGAGTGTGTCG GTAAGGGACGGTATGGGGAAGTGTGGAGAGGTCAGTGGCAAGGAGAGAATGTAGCCGTGAAGATCTTCTCTTCCAGAGATGAGAAGTCATGGTTTAGAGAGACCGAAATATATAACACCGTTCTACTACGCCATGAAAATATATTGG GATTCATGGCTTCTGATATGACCTCCCGAAACTCTAGCACTCAGCTGTGGCTCATCACACACTACCATGAGAACGGCTCACTCTACGACTACCTGCAGCGTGTTGCTGTGGAGATGGCAGATGGACTGCACATGGCGGCGTCAGTAGCCAGCGGGCTGGTGCACCTGCACACGGAGATCTTTGGCACTGAGGGCAAACCGGCCATCGCTCACAGAGACCTGAAGAGCAAGAACATCCTGGTGAAGAAAGATCTGCAGTGCTGCATCGCTGATCTGG gtCTGGCAGTAACGCACACGCAGTCTGACAATCAGCTGGATGTGGGAAATAATCCTAAAGTGGGAACTAAGCGCTACATGGCACCAGAGGTTCTAGATGAGACCATTCAGACAGACTGTTTTGATGCCTATAAGAGGGTGGACATCTGGGCCTTTGGGCTGGTGCTGTGGGAGATCGCTCGTAGAACCATCAGTAACG GAATTGTAGAAGAATACAAGCCGCCTTTCTACGACCTGGTGCCTAATGACCCCAGCTTTGATGACATGAGGAAAGTGGTTTGTGTGGAGCAACAAAGGCCGTTTATTCCCAACCGCTGGTTTTCAGATCCT ACCCTGTCTGCTCTGGTGAAGCTGATGAAAGAGTGCTGGTACCAGAACCCCTCGGCTCGACTCACCGCCCTGCGCATCAAAAAGACTCTGGATAAAATCCACAGCTCACTGGAGAAGGGCAAAACCGACTGCTGA
- the d2hgdh gene encoding D-2-hydroxyglutarate dehydrogenase, mitochondrial isoform X2 encodes MNQVITFDNVSGILTCQAGCVLENLSNYLEERDFIMPLDLGAKGSCHIGGNVSTNAGGLRLLRYGSLRGTVLGLEVVLADGRVLNCLATLRKDNTGYDLKQLFIGSEGTLGVITAVSVLCPRKPKAVNVAFLGCSSFQKLLETFQCCRGMLGEILSAFEFLDASCMRLLEKHLKLTNPITESPFYIVIETAGSNATHDEEKLHNFLEEVMTSSLVTDGTVATEATKIKALWSLRERVTEALTHDGFTYKYDISLPVEKIYDLVQDMKGHLGDMAKNVVGYGHVGDGNLHLNITSPSKDPALLTAIEPYVYEWTSEWKGSISAEHGLGLKKRNYIYYSKPSEAVALMGSIKAMLDPKGILNPYKTLPDSIH; translated from the exons ATGAACCAAGTCATCACATTTGACAACGTCTCAG GTATCCTCACTTGCCAGGCAGGCTGTGTGTTGGAGAACCTGTCTAACTATCTAGAGGAAAGAGACTTCATCATGCCGCTGGATCTAGGGGCGAAGGGAAGCTGCCATATCGGAGGGAATGTGTCCACCAATGCAGGCGGTCTCAGACTGCTGCGCTACGGGTCGCTTCGAGGGACAGTTCTTGGCTTGGAAGTG gTTTTAGCAGATGGGCGGGTTTTGAACTGCTTGGCCACACTTCGCAAGGACAACACTGGTTATGACCTCAAGCAGCTTTTCATTGGCTCAGAAGGGACATTAGGAGTCATTACCGCAGTTTCCGTCCTGTGCCCCCGCAAGCCTAAAGCTGTCAATGTAGCGTTTTTAG GGTGCTCCAGCTTCCAGAAACTGCTGGAAACATTTCAGTGTTGCAGAGGGATGCTGGGAGAAATCCTGTCTGCTTTTGAGTTTTTAGATGCCTCCTGTATGAGACTTCTCGAGAAGCATCTAAAACTCACCAACCCCATCACAG AAAGTCCCTTTTACATTGTCATCGAGACTGCTGGATCAAACGCAACACATGATGAAGAAAAACTACACAATTTCCTTGAGGAGGTTATGACATCGTCTCTTGTGACTGATGGGACTGTTGCAACAGAGGCCACAAAAATCAAG GCATTGTGGTCTTTGAGGGAGAGAGTCACAGAAGCTCTGACACATGATGGCTTTACCTACAAATACGACATTTCCCTCCCGGTGGAGAAGATCTACGATTTAGTCCAAGACATGAAGGGGCACCTTGGAGACATGGCCAAGAATGTTGTTGGCTATGGACATGTTG gtgATGGAAATCTTCATCTAAACATCACTTCGCCTTCTAAAGACCCCGCTCTGCTGACTGCCATTGAGCCGTATGTGTACGAGTGGACGTCCGAATGGAAAGGTAGCATCAGTGCAGAGCATGGACTAGGTCTGAAGAAGAGAAACTACATTTACTACAGTAAACCCTCAGAAGCAGTCGCCCTCATGGGCAGCATTAAAGCCATGCTGGATCCTAAGGGCATTCTCAACCCTTACAAAACACTACCAGACAGTATACATTAA